One Flavobacteriales bacterium genomic window, ACCATTCGTGAGGTGAGTACGGACCGTTTATAATCAATCGTTGTCCTTTATCACATTCTCAATGAATGAGCTTGAAGACCATTTCACGCATCAGTTCGCCATTGGAAGTGTTTCCGGTGGACCCTACGCCTTTGGATTTCATATCGTATTGGCGTAGGATGGAGATATTTCTCACCAAGCTTCCATAGCTGTAGCGTTTGGCACCTGCCAGTATCTTCTTTGCATAGAAGGGCTTGGCTTTCAGCACTGCTGCAGCGGTATCGGGATTGAAACTGCGCTTGGCATGCAGGATGATCATACGGGAGTACATGCCATACAGTGCACCGATCAGCGGCTGGATGGGATGGGAGCGAGGGTCGGCAGAGAAATACTTGACGATCTTCTGCGCTTTATAGACATTCTTGGTCAACAGCGCATCCTGTAATTCGAAGATGTTGTAATCCCGACTGACTCCGATCACTTTTTGGATCATGTTGGGAGTAACACTCAGACCATCCTTACAAAGCATGTGGAGTTTGTCGAGGTCTTTGCTTATCCGCTGTAGGTCGTCACCGAGATACTCGATCAACATAGAGGCCGATTTCATATCCAGGTCCAATTTCCTACGGGT contains:
- the holA gene encoding DNA polymerase III subunit delta yields the protein MAMTFDALIKDIHNGKLSPIYLLHGDEPYFVDRVSETLVEKVLSPEEKEFNQSILYGKDTDVKDLISTAKRFPMMSKYHLVVLREAQDLKKVEELEPLLQQPVQSTILVLAFKKKVDQRKKWVKSAAKNGVVFNSARIPEWKLGDWVKKEATRRKLDLDMKSASMLIEYLGDDLQRISKDLDKLHMLCKDGLSVTPNMIQKVIGVSRDYNIFELQDALLTKNVYKAQKIVKYFSADPRSHPIQPLIGALYGMYSRMIILHAKRSFNPDTAAAVLKAKPFYAKKILAGAKRYSYGSLVRNISILRQYDMKSKGVGSTGNTSNGELMREMVFKLIH